The Dunckerocampus dactyliophorus isolate RoL2022-P2 chromosome 13, RoL_Ddac_1.1, whole genome shotgun sequence genome window below encodes:
- the rpia gene encoding ribose-5-phosphate isomerase: protein MGRVVRLRGWVAFSELPPGFLTASTLLSAALRSRNHTFTSAPCAAASAVNMAEEAKKLAAYAAVDNHVQNNQVVGVGSGSTIVYAVDRLAERVRQEKLNIVCVPTSFQARQLILQHGLVLSDLDRHPELDVAIDGADEVDADLTLIKGGGGCLTQEKIVAGCAKHFIVIADYRKDSKALGQQWKKGVPIEVVPMAYVPVSRKIVQHFGGEANLRMAVSKAGPVVTDNSNFIVDWKFEGAQKWKDINRAIKMIPGVVETGLFVGMAERAYFGMENGSVEMRDAPVN, encoded by the exons ATGGGCCGGGTCGTGAGGCTTCGGGGGTGGGTCGCCTTCTCTGAACTCCCGCCTGGATTCCTGACAGCATCCACACTGTTGTCGGCGGCCCTCAGAAGCCGGAACCACACATTCACGTCGGCCCCGTGTGCTGCTGCTAGTGCTGTTAATATGGCGGAGGAGGCGAAGAAGCTAGCCGCATACGCCGCGGTGGACAACCACGTCCAG AACAACCAGGTGGTGGGAGTGGGCAGTGGGTCCACCATCGTCTATGCAGTGGACAGACTAG CGGAGAGAGTGCGCCAGGAGAAACTGAACATCGTGTGTGTTCCCACCTCCTTCCAG GCCCGTCAGCTGATTCTGCAGCACGGTCTGGTGCTGTCTGATCTGGACAGACACCCTGAG CTGGATGTCGCCATCGACGGAGCAGATGAAGTAGATGCAGATCTGACGTTAATTAAAGGTGGAGG TGGGTGCTTAACCCAGGAGAAGATTGTAGCAGGCTGCGCCAAACATTTCATCGTCATCGCAGATTACAG GAAGGACTCCAAGGCTCTGGGCCAGCAGTGGAAGAAGGGTGTTCCCATCGAGGTGGTCCCGATGGCCTACGTCCCAGTCTCCAGGAAGATCGTCCAACACTTTGGAGGGGAGGCCAACTTAAGAATGGCTGTCAGTAAAGCT GGTCCCGTGGTGACAGACAACAGCAACTTCATTGTAGACTGGAAGTTTGAGGGTGCTCAGAAGTGGAAGGATATAAACCGTGCCATCAAGATGATTCCAG GGGTGGTGGAAACGGGACTCTTTGTGGGCATGGCGGAGCGGGCCTACTTCGGCATGGAGAATGGAAGTGTGGAGATGCGGGACGCTCCTGTGAACTGA